A single region of the Triticum dicoccoides isolate Atlit2015 ecotype Zavitan chromosome 2B, WEW_v2.0, whole genome shotgun sequence genome encodes:
- the LOC119366431 gene encoding E3 ubiquitin-protein ligase AIRP2-like, which produces MVAAAPCAARRSFRDSLKALEADIQHANTLASECSRDYDGACVQMRVSYSPAARLFLFLLQWTDCSLAGALGLLRILIYKVYVDGTTTMSTHERKASIREFYAVIFPSLMQLEHGMSDSDDRRQRAACSERYRRRDEPEEGSKRPVSEIDDAEIEEEEECGICMELNSRVVLPNCSHDMCIKCYRQWRTRSQSCPFCRDSLKRVNSGDLWMLTDHRDVVDTATVTRENIRRLFAYIEKLPLVTLDNIFDAYDSHRMFLVLGCG; this is translated from the exons atggtggcggcggcgccgTGCGCCGCGCGGAGGTCGTTCAGGGACTCGCTCAAGGCGCTGGAGGCGGACATCCAGCACGCCAACACCCT GGCGTCCGAGTGCTCGCGGGACTACGACGGGGCGTGCGTGCAGATGCGCGTGTCCTACAGCCCCGCCGCgcgcctcttcctcttcctcctccagtgGACCGACTGCAGCCTCGCCGGCGCGCTCGGCCTCCTCAGGATCCTCATCTACAAG GTCTATGTGGACGGCACAACCACCATGTCCACCCACGAAAGGAAGGCCAGCATCAGGGAGTTCTACG CCGTGATATTCCCCTCCCTCATGCAACTGGAGCACGGGATGAGCGACTCCGACGACCGGAGGCAGAGGGCGGCGTGCTCCGAGAGGTACAGGAGGAGAGACGAGCCGGAGGAGGGCAGCAAGAGGCCCGTCTCCGAGATCGACGACGCCGagatagaggaggaggaggagtgcgggatCTGCATGGAGCTCAACAGCAGGGTCGTGCTGCCCAACTGCAGCCACGACATGTGCATCAAGTGCTACCGTCAATG GCGCACGAGATCACAGTCCTGCCCCTTCTGCCGGGACAGCCTCAAGAGAGTGAACTCCGGCGACCTATGGATGCTCACCGACCACCGCGACGTGGTCGACACGGCGACGGTAACCAGAGAAAACATCAGACGCCTGTTCGCGTACATCGAGAAGCTGCCCCTCGTCACGCTGGACAACATCTTCGATGCCTATGATTCCCAT AGGATGTTCCTCGTCCTGGGATGTGGCTGA
- the LOC119366430 gene encoding mevalonate kinase-like, protein MEIRARAPGKIILAGEHAVVHGSSAVAAAIDLYTQSSLHLPPSGDGGAGVVEVDLTDTGLAFSWPCSRLLEALGETCRKAELQAPRPCSPEELAAIAKLVELHEIPEAKIWLSAGLSAFLYLYTSILGCRPGKVVVSSGLPMGAGLGSSAAFSVSLSGALLTAAGVVCAEGAVDGTEWQLLGKDHLELVNTWAFQGEKIIHGKPSGIDNAVSTFGSMIKFKKGELTNLKSGNPVKMLITDTRVGRNTKALVAGVSERASRHPDAMASVFHAVNTISEELSSIVELAATDEIAMTSKEEKLAELMEMNQGLLQCMGVSHSSIETVLRSTLKYNLVSKLTGAGGGGCVLTLIPTLLSKLVLEKVTTELESHGFRCFKVEVGGQGLQIQQG, encoded by the exons ATGGAGATCCGCGCCCGCGCGCCCGGCAAGATCATCCTCGCCGGCGAGCACGCCGTCGTCCACGGctcctccgccgtcgccgccgccatcgacctCTACACGCAGTCCTCCCTCCACCTGCCCCCCTCAG GGGATGGCGGCGCCGGCGTGGTGGAGGTCGACCTGACAGACACGGGCCTCGCCTTCTCGTGGCCATGCTCGCGCCTCCTCGAGGCGCTGGGGGAGACCTGCCGCAAGGCGGAGCTGCAGGCCCCGAGGCCCTGCTCCCCGGAGGAGCTGGCCGCCATTGCCAAGCTCGTGGAGCTGCACGAGATACCTGAGGCCAAGATCTGGCTCTCCGCCGGCCTCTCCGCCTTCCTCTACCTCTACACCTCCATCCTGGG GTGTAGGCCTGGGAAGGTCGTGGTGAGCTCCGGCCTGCCGATGGGCGCCGGGCTCGGTTCTTCGGCCGCGTTCTCTGTGTCGTTGTCGGGCGCGCTGCTGACGGCGGCAGGAGTGGTTTGTGCTGAGGGCGCCGTCGACGGAACAGAGTGGCAGTTGTTGGGGAAGGATCATCTTGAGCTGGTTAACACGTGGGCGTTCCAGGGGGAAAAGATCATTCATGGCAAGCCTTCTGGCATTGACAACGCTGTCAGCACTTTTG GAAGCATGATCAAATTCAAGAAGGGGGAATTGACGAACCTCAAATCTGGCAATCCAGTGAAAATGCTCATTACTGATACAAGGGTTGGTAGGAACACCAAGGCTCTGGTTGCTGGTGTGTCTGAAAGAGCCTCTAGGCACCCCGATGCTATGGCTTCCGTCTTCCATGCAGTGAACACCATTAGTGAAGAGCTTTCCAGCATCGTCGAGTTAGCTGCTACTGATGAGATAGCCATGACCTCAAAGGAAGAAAAGCTAGCAGAACTCATGGAGATGAACCAAGGGTTGCTCCAGTGCATGGGAGTCAGTCATTCCTCTATAGAAACCGTGCTGCGCTCGACATTGAAGTATAACTTGGTCTCGAAGCTCACCGGAGCTGGTGGTGGAGGCTGTGTTTTGACATTGATACCAACTC TGTTGTCCAAGTTAGTTTTGGAGAAGGTCACCACGGAGCTAGAGTCGCATGGTTTCCGCTGCTTCAAAGTCGAGGTCGGTGGACAAGGTCTTCAGATTCAGCAAGGATAA
- the LOC119366429 gene encoding tetraspanin-19-like, whose protein sequence is MAGRAAVRSCVQTALKAANSVVGLAGMAVILYALWVLRAWSQQAAGHLPAPWFIYTLLSLGIIMCLLTCSGHIAAETANNPCLSCHMIFVFLLVILEAAIAADVFLNSYWEEDFPDDPSGKFDEFKHFVRSNFDICEWVALSVVAAQALSIILAMVLRALGPENEIEYDSDDDAVPARLPLLRNKPQHGPNYGEPNSPRRIDSWHVRILDKANEQ, encoded by the exons ATGGCGGGGCGCGCGGCGGTGCGGAGCTGCGTGCAGACGGCGCTCAAGGCGGCCAACTCCGTCGTGGGGCTCGCCGGCATGGCCGTCATCCTCTACGCGCTCTGGGTGCTCCGCGCCTGGTCCCAGCAGGCCGCCGGCCACCTCCCCGCCCCCTG GTTTATCTACACTCTTCTCAGCCTGGGGATCATCATGTGCTTGCTGACTTGCTCGGGTCACATCGCCGCCGAAACGGCAAACAACCCCTGCCTGTCTTGT CACATGATCTTTGTATTCTTGCTTGTGATACTGGAAGCTGCAATCGCCGCTGATGTATTTCTGAATAGCTACTGGGAGGAG GATTTCCCAGATGACCCATCCGGGAAGTTTGATGAATTCAAGCATTTCGTGAGATCAAATTTTGACATATGTGAGTGGGTGGCCCTCTCGGTGGTGGCTGCTCAG GCACTATCAATCATTCTTGCAATGGTACTTAGGGCCCTTGGGCCCGAAAATGAAATCGAATACGACAGTGACGATGATGCGGTGCCTGCAAGGCTGCCTCTCCTAAGGAACAAGCCCCAGCATGGTCCAAACTATGGCGAACCTAACTCACCTCGCAGGATTGATTCATGGCATGTGCGAATCTTAGACAAG GCCAACGAACAATAA